Proteins from a single region of Phycisphaerae bacterium:
- the iscX gene encoding Fe-S cluster assembly protein IscX, with protein sequence MPKKLTWLDSEDIGILLHEQRPETDPLTVRFTDLHDWVIALDEFGDDPKASNEAKLEAIQMAWLEEFQSAD encoded by the coding sequence ATGCCCAAGAAACTCACCTGGCTCGACTCTGAAGACATCGGCATCCTCCTGCACGAGCAGAGGCCGGAGACCGACCCGCTGACGGTACGGTTCACCGACCTGCACGATTGGGTCATCGCTCTGGACGAATTCGGCGACGACCCCAAGGCGTCAAACGAGGCCAAGCTCGAAGCGATCCAAATGGCGTGGCTGGAAGAATTTCAGTCTGCGGACTAA
- a CDS encoding SDR family NAD(P)-dependent oxidoreductase: protein MSVHGKVVLITGATTAMGRQLVGLFLNQGASLAIGVRRVSELTPLRQSLAAEEERLFIVPCDVRDEGDVVRTVHRVIRRFGRIDVLINAAAITGPKTPVVDYPIDPWRNVIATNLTGTYLLCREVLPWMTRQGCGSIINVTSSLTTSARPEWGAYLVSTHSIEGLTRLLATELKGSGVRVNSVEVAAPAGTGRSDESEWLQAFLWLASDESAAKNGERIRAADFASAAS, encoded by the coding sequence GTGTCGGTTCACGGTAAGGTCGTTCTGATCACCGGGGCCACGACGGCCATGGGCCGCCAGCTCGTGGGGCTTTTTCTTAACCAGGGGGCTTCGCTGGCCATCGGGGTCCGGCGCGTGTCCGAGTTGACGCCGCTGCGCCAGAGTCTGGCGGCCGAGGAAGAGCGGCTCTTCATCGTGCCCTGCGATGTGCGCGATGAGGGCGACGTGGTCCGCACGGTCCATCGTGTTATCCGGCGGTTTGGCCGGATTGACGTACTCATCAACGCCGCGGCGATCACCGGGCCCAAGACGCCGGTCGTGGATTATCCGATCGACCCCTGGCGCAACGTCATCGCGACGAACCTGACGGGTACATACCTGCTCTGCCGCGAGGTCCTGCCGTGGATGACGCGGCAGGGGTGCGGCTCGATCATCAATGTGACCAGCAGCCTGACGACGTCGGCGCGGCCGGAGTGGGGGGCGTATCTGGTTTCCACGCACAGCATCGAGGGGCTGACGCGGCTCTTGGCCACGGAGTTGAAGGGGTCGGGCGTCCGGGTCAATTCCGTGGAAGTTGCCGCGCCCGCCGGGACCGGTCGGAGCGACGAAAGCGAGTGGCTCCAGGCGTTCTTGTGGTTGGCCAGCGATGAGTCGGCGGCAAAGAACGGCGAGCGGATTCGGGCGGCGGATTTCGCCAGCGCCGCGAGCTAA